In the genome of Polaribacter sp. MED152, one region contains:
- the trpD gene encoding anthranilate phosphoribosyltransferase: MKAILNKLYNHQRLTKSEAKQILKDIASEKYNDAHLASFMTVFMMRPITVDELSGFRDALKELAIKVDFSDYNTIDIVGTGGDGKDTFNISTLTSFIVAGTGQKVAKHGNHSVSSQSGSSDMLESFGYQFTNDENILKEHLEKANICFLHAPKFHPAMKAVGPTRKALKLKTFFNMLGPLVNPSSPKNHMLGTFNLEVARLYNYILQDEDINYGIIHALDGYDEISLTSGFKFFSKKGESLINPEDLGQKRIQQSEIFGGNSVADAAKIFKTILEGEGTEAQNNVVLTNAAFALQIVDDTKGFNQAFDEAKNALFGGKAKACLTKLIQL, translated from the coding sequence ATGAAAGCAATCTTAAATAAGTTATACAACCATCAACGATTAACAAAATCTGAAGCAAAACAAATTTTAAAAGATATTGCTTCAGAAAAATATAATGACGCTCATTTGGCTTCATTTATGACTGTTTTTATGATGAGACCAATAACGGTTGATGAACTTTCTGGTTTTAGAGATGCCTTAAAAGAATTAGCCATTAAAGTCGATTTTTCAGATTATAACACCATTGATATTGTTGGTACTGGAGGTGATGGAAAAGATACATTCAATATTTCTACATTAACTTCTTTTATTGTAGCAGGAACTGGACAAAAAGTAGCAAAACATGGTAATCATTCTGTTTCTTCTCAATCTGGTTCTTCAGACATGTTAGAGAGTTTTGGTTATCAATTTACAAATGATGAAAACATTTTAAAAGAGCATTTAGAGAAAGCTAATATTTGCTTTTTGCATGCACCAAAATTTCATCCAGCTATGAAAGCTGTAGGTCCAACAAGAAAAGCTTTAAAGTTAAAAACGTTTTTTAATATGCTTGGGCCATTAGTTAACCCAAGTTCTCCTAAGAATCATATGTTAGGAACCTTTAATTTAGAAGTTGCACGTTTGTACAATTATATTCTGCAAGATGAAGATATTAATTACGGAATTATTCATGCTTTAGATGGTTATGATGAAATTTCATTAACAAGCGGATTCAAGTTCTTTTCGAAGAAAGGCGAGTCTTTAATTAATCCTGAAGATTTAGGACAAAAGAGAATTCAACAATCAGAAATTTTTGGAGGTAATTCAGTGGCTGATGCAGCAAAAATTTTCAAAACTATTTTAGAAGGTGAAGGTACAGAAGCGCAAAATAATGTGGTGCTTACGAATGCTGCTTTTGCCTTACAAATTGTAGATGATACAAAAGGTTTTAACCAGGCTTTTGATGAAGCAAAAAATGCTCTATTTGGAGGTAAAGCAAAAGCTTGTTTAACCAAACTAATACAGTTATAA
- the trpC gene encoding indole-3-glycerol phosphate synthase TrpC: protein MTILDKIIAFKKKEIAKIKADVPIKKLVESPKFKRTPISLKKSLLEVGSTGIIAEFKRQSPSKGIINDKATIAEVTNGYLDANVAAQSILTDTSFFGGTMADLMEARVINQVKPILRKDFVVDGFQVVEAKAIGADVILLIAACLTSAELKNYGNLATDLGLEVLYEVHTQEDLDKISNLDNKIIGINNRNLKTFEVDLDHSIKLANQIPDTCIKVSESGISDPRIITGLKEYGFQGFLIGENFMKTDNPGEACQDFINQIK, encoded by the coding sequence ATGACAATTTTAGATAAAATAATCGCATTTAAAAAGAAGGAAATTGCTAAAATAAAAGCAGATGTTCCTATTAAAAAATTAGTAGAAAGTCCGAAATTTAAAAGAACTCCAATTTCTCTAAAAAAATCATTATTAGAAGTTGGTTCTACAGGAATTATTGCTGAGTTTAAGCGTCAATCACCTTCTAAAGGCATTATCAATGATAAAGCAACTATTGCAGAAGTAACCAATGGTTACTTAGATGCAAATGTAGCAGCCCAATCTATTTTAACAGATACTTCTTTTTTTGGAGGAACAATGGCAGATTTAATGGAGGCCAGAGTAATAAACCAAGTTAAGCCGATTTTAAGAAAAGATTTCGTAGTTGATGGTTTTCAGGTTGTAGAAGCTAAGGCTATTGGTGCAGATGTAATTTTATTAATTGCTGCGTGCTTAACATCAGCAGAGCTAAAGAATTATGGGAATTTAGCAACAGATTTAGGTTTAGAGGTCTTGTATGAAGTGCATACTCAAGAAGACTTAGATAAAATATCAAATTTAGATAATAAAATTATTGGTATTAACAATCGTAATTTAAAAACTTTTGAAGTTGATTTAGATCATTCTATAAAATTAGCAAATCAAATTCCAGATACTTGTATAAAGGTATCAGAAAGTGGAATATCTGATCCTAGAATTATTACAGGATTAAAAGAGTATGGATTTCAAGGGTTTTTGATAGGAGAGAATTTTATGAAAACTGATAACCCAGGAGAAGCTTGCCAAGATTTTATAAATCAGATTAAATAA
- a CDS encoding DNA-deoxyinosine glycosylase: MERVSLDPVLPHNPTIFILGTKPGNLELRKQEYYANNGNSFWKIIYELTEEVFSKNYAERIDLLKRNHIAVWDIIESGERVKPGAQNVKNEIPNPVNEIVEMYPSVKQIIFNGQKAHDLYLKHFSKIEGIIYEVVLSTSPANTRFSFREKLNNWKETII; this comes from the coding sequence ATGGAACGAGTTTCTTTAGATCCTGTTTTACCTCATAATCCTACTATTTTTATTTTAGGTACAAAACCAGGTAATTTAGAATTAAGGAAACAAGAGTATTATGCCAATAATGGAAATTCATTTTGGAAGATTATTTACGAGCTAACAGAAGAAGTTTTTAGCAAAAATTACGCTGAGAGAATTGATTTGTTGAAACGAAATCATATTGCAGTTTGGGATATTATTGAATCTGGAGAACGTGTAAAACCAGGAGCTCAAAATGTGAAAAATGAAATTCCAAATCCTGTAAATGAAATTGTTGAAATGTATCCGTCAGTAAAACAAATAATTTTCAACGGACAAAAAGCGCATGATTTATATTTAAAACATTTTAGTAAAATTGAAGGCATTATTTACGAGGTAGTTTTATCTACAAGTCCTGCAAACACAAGGTTTTCGTTTAGAGAAAAATTAAATAATTGGAAAGAAACAATCATATGA
- a CDS encoding phosphoribosylanthranilate isomerase: MKLKVCGMKYVENIQQVAELQPDYLGFIFYEKSKRNFEGIIPDVSNTIKKTGVFVNEHLEIVISLIEEYRLDAIQLHGDESVAYVAELKKHLAERRALFIEENKTIKKRKNQHYISKNKIEIIKVFGIKDSFNFEDLIPYLEVVDYFLFDTKGKERGGNGTKFDWSVLKDYPFDKPFFLSGGIGLQDVNEVKKILGSNLPIYALDVNSKFESKPGVKKIEELKKFKKELFIES, translated from the coding sequence ATGAAATTAAAAGTGTGTGGAATGAAATATGTAGAAAATATTCAGCAAGTAGCTGAATTACAACCTGATTATTTGGGTTTTATTTTCTATGAAAAATCAAAAAGAAATTTTGAAGGTATCATTCCAGACGTTTCAAATACAATTAAAAAAACAGGTGTTTTTGTTAATGAACATTTAGAAATTGTAATTTCATTAATAGAAGAATATAGGCTAGACGCCATTCAATTGCATGGAGATGAATCTGTGGCTTATGTTGCTGAATTAAAAAAGCATTTAGCAGAAAGAAGAGCCTTGTTTATTGAAGAAAATAAAACCATTAAGAAAAGAAAAAATCAACATTATATATCTAAAAATAAGATTGAAATAATAAAGGTTTTCGGAATTAAAGATTCTTTTAATTTCGAGGATTTAATACCTTATTTAGAAGTGGTAGATTATTTTTTATTTGATACAAAAGGAAAAGAAAGAGGTGGAAATGGAACCAAATTTGATTGGTCTGTCCTAAAGGATTATCCTTTTGACAAGCCCTTCTTTTTAAGTGGAGGCATAGGTTTACAAGATGTAAATGAAGTTAAAAAAATACTAGGCTCTAATTTGCCAATTTATGCTTTGGATGTAAACAGTAAATTTGAAAGTAAACCAGGAGTTAAAAAAATAGAGGAGTTAAAAAAGTTTAAAAAAGAATTATTTATAGAATCATAG
- the trpB gene encoding tryptophan synthase subunit beta codes for MKSKFQPDKNGYFGQFGGAFIPELLHPNVKELEDNYIQIIESKEFQDEYKSLLKDFVGRPTPLYLATTLSEKYGALIYLKREDLCHTGAHKVNNTVGQILIAKKLGKTKIIAETGAGQHGVATATVCALMGLDCTVFMGEKDIVRQAPNVARMKMLGAKIVPATSGSKTLKDATNEAIRYWIQNPETFYLIGSVVGPHPHPDMVARLQAIISEEMKWQLIEKTGKENPDTIIACVGGGSNAAGAFYHYFDDEDVELIAVEAAGLGVNSGESAATSQLGEVGIIHGSKTILMQDEYGQIVEPYSISAGLDYPGVGPLHAYLYESGRAKFMNATDKEALAAGYELTKLEGIIPALETAHALAVLPKIDFKKDQVVVINLSGRGDKDLETFIKHLED; via the coding sequence ATGAAATCAAAATTTCAGCCAGATAAGAATGGTTATTTTGGGCAATTTGGAGGCGCATTTATCCCTGAACTTTTACATCCGAATGTAAAAGAATTAGAAGATAATTATATTCAAATTATCGAATCTAAAGAATTTCAAGACGAATATAAATCGCTTTTAAAAGATTTTGTAGGCAGACCTACACCTCTTTATTTAGCCACAACTTTGTCAGAAAAATATGGTGCGCTTATTTATTTGAAAAGGGAAGATTTATGTCATACAGGAGCTCATAAAGTAAACAACACAGTGGGTCAAATTCTAATTGCTAAAAAATTAGGTAAAACCAAAATTATAGCAGAAACTGGTGCAGGTCAGCATGGAGTTGCAACAGCTACTGTTTGTGCATTAATGGGCTTAGATTGTACTGTTTTTATGGGAGAAAAAGATATTGTACGTCAAGCACCCAATGTTGCACGAATGAAAATGTTAGGTGCTAAAATTGTACCTGCAACTTCGGGTTCTAAAACTTTAAAGGATGCTACAAATGAAGCCATTCGTTATTGGATTCAGAATCCAGAAACATTTTATTTAATTGGTTCTGTTGTAGGGCCACATCCACATCCAGACATGGTTGCACGCTTACAAGCAATTATTTCTGAAGAGATGAAATGGCAATTAATTGAAAAAACGGGTAAAGAAAATCCAGATACTATTATAGCTTGTGTTGGTGGTGGTTCTAATGCTGCTGGTGCTTTTTATCATTATTTTGATGATGAAGATGTAGAGTTAATAGCTGTAGAAGCTGCTGGTTTGGGTGTTAATTCTGGTGAAAGTGCTGCAACTTCTCAATTAGGGGAAGTTGGTATTATACATGGTTCTAAAACTATTTTAATGCAAGATGAATATGGGCAAATTGTAGAACCTTATTCTATTTCTGCAGGATTAGATTATCCAGGTGTTGGCCCATTACACGCTTATTTATATGAAAGTGGAAGAGCCAAGTTTATGAACGCCACAGATAAAGAAGCGTTAGCTGCAGGTTACGAATTAACCAAATTAGAAGGTATTATTCCTGCTTTAGAAACAGCACATGCTTTAGCGGTTTTACCTAAAATTGATTTTAAGAAAGATCAAGTAGTGGTTATAAATTTATCAGGTAGAGGAGATAAAGACTTAGAAACATTTATCAAACATTTAGAAGATTAA
- the trpA gene encoding tryptophan synthase subunit alpha: MNSIQKIFQEKDQNLLSIYFTCGYPELNDTSKVIKALENNNVDFIEVGLPYSDPLADGPTIQDSSQQALKNGINLDVVFDQLMEIKVSNKTPLVLMGYLNQMLKYGEDKFCKKVVECGVDTLIIPDLPMVEFENHYQQLFEKYGLTNVFLITPHTSEERIQKIDNYTNAFIYVVASASITGAKGEISDQQIAYFERIKAMNLKSKLIIGFGISDNKTFTTACNYANGAIIGSAFIKSLKTNGVAGIENFISGIR; encoded by the coding sequence ATGAACTCAATTCAAAAGATATTTCAAGAGAAAGATCAAAACTTATTATCTATATATTTTACTTGTGGTTATCCAGAATTGAACGATACAAGTAAGGTTATAAAAGCTTTAGAAAATAATAATGTAGATTTTATTGAAGTTGGTTTGCCTTACTCAGATCCTTTGGCAGATGGACCAACCATACAAGATAGCAGTCAGCAAGCATTAAAAAATGGTATTAATTTAGATGTTGTTTTTGATCAGTTGATGGAAATTAAAGTATCTAATAAAACACCATTAGTTTTAATGGGATATTTGAATCAAATGTTAAAGTATGGAGAAGATAAATTCTGCAAGAAAGTTGTAGAATGTGGTGTTGATACTTTGATAATACCAGATTTACCTATGGTGGAGTTTGAAAACCATTATCAACAATTGTTTGAGAAATATGGTTTAACAAATGTATTTTTAATTACACCTCATACTTCTGAAGAGCGTATTCAAAAAATTGATAATTATACAAATGCGTTCATTTATGTGGTTGCTTCAGCATCCATTACAGGTGCAAAAGGAGAAATATCAGATCAGCAAATTGCGTATTTCGAAAGAATTAAAGCGATGAATTTAAAGAGTAAATTAATAATTGGTTTTGGTATTTCTGATAACAAAACATTTACCACAGCATGTAATTATGCAAATGGGGCGATTATTGGTTCTGCCTTTATCAAAAGTTTAAAAACTAATGGAGTTGCTGGAATTGAGAATTTTATCTCTGGAATTAGATAA